The following are encoded in a window of Lactobacillus intestinalis genomic DNA:
- a CDS encoding ArsR/SmtB family transcription factor — protein sequence MNDQIIRITRALNHPIRIQILYYLNDNKQSSVNNLVKQFDVSQPAISRHLRILEEARLVKSERVKQEKYYYLFDNHIIKILDVLRQHAKGEF from the coding sequence TTGAATGATCAAATTATTCGAATTACGAGAGCATTAAATCACCCTATTCGAATTCAAATCCTTTATTATTTAAATGATAATAAACAAAGCAGCGTGAATAATTTAGTTAAGCAATTTGATGTTAGTCAACCTGCGATTTCGCGTCATTTGAGAATTTTAGAAGAAGCTCGGCTAGTAAAAAGTGAAAGAGTCAAGCAAGAAAAGTACTATTATCTGTTTGACAATCATATTATCAAGATTCTTGATGTTCTAAGACAACATGCTAAAGGTGAATTTTAG
- a CDS encoding helix-turn-helix domain-containing protein, with product MIEVTLDFMLLKRKISSKELAQKVGITPANLSILKTGKAHGVRFDTLNKICEVLDCQPGDLLKYKKEEEEEWKDLKNG from the coding sequence TTGATAGAAGTGACACTAGATTTTATGTTGTTAAAGCGAAAAATATCTTCAAAAGAATTAGCACAAAAAGTGGGAATTACTCCAGCGAATCTATCGATTTTGAAAACGGGGAAAGCTCACGGGGTGAGATTTGATACCTTGAATAAAATCTGTGAGGTGTTGGATTGTCAACCAGGTGACTTACTTAAGTATAAGAAAGAGGAAGAAGAGGAGTGGAAGGATTTAAAGAATGGCTGA
- a CDS encoding DeoR/GlpR family DNA-binding transcription regulator, producing MLTEERRSLIENYVNEHELCRVAELCKLTDTSESTIRRDLIQMEKSGILKRVHGGAQSVKNFSRDVSQNVRFNLNHDAKIEIAKYAAEHFVHSGDNIFIDAGTTTYEMVPFLAEIPDVKIITNGVETALCSLNYGIETILIGGKVKDDTHAVIGQTALKQIKGMNFSASFIGANGIEKNGNITTPDPEESAIKAAEIAQAHKAYVLTDSSKIGERNFAVFANVDDVCVIINKLNQSQKKALPAGIKIEEVQK from the coding sequence ATGCTGACTGAGGAACGCCGAAGTTTAATTGAAAACTATGTCAACGAGCATGAGTTGTGTCGTGTGGCAGAGCTATGTAAATTAACTGATACTTCTGAATCAACGATTAGACGAGATTTAATCCAAATGGAAAAATCAGGAATTCTTAAGAGGGTTCATGGTGGCGCTCAATCAGTGAAGAATTTCTCTCGTGATGTTTCACAAAATGTTCGTTTTAATCTTAATCACGATGCTAAGATAGAAATTGCCAAATATGCGGCGGAACATTTCGTTCATTCTGGAGATAATATTTTTATTGATGCTGGGACTACTACCTATGAGATGGTACCATTTTTAGCGGAAATTCCTGATGTAAAGATAATTACTAATGGAGTAGAGACCGCTTTATGTAGTTTAAATTATGGCATTGAAACTATTTTAATTGGCGGAAAGGTTAAAGATGATACTCATGCAGTCATCGGTCAAACCGCATTAAAACAAATTAAAGGGATGAACTTTTCTGCAAGTTTTATTGGGGCAAATGGTATTGAAAAAAATGGCAATATCACCACTCCGGATCCAGAGGAATCTGCCATTAAAGCAGCCGAAATTGCTCAAGCGCACAAGGCCTATGTTTTAACAGATTCTTCTAAGATTGGGGAACGCAATTTTGCAGTTTTTGCAAATGTAGACGACGTTTGTGTGATTATCAATAAACTTAATCAAAGTCAAAAAAAGGCACTACCTGCCGGGATAAAAATAGAGGAGGTACAAAAATGA
- a CDS encoding metal ABC transporter permease, whose amino-acid sequence MFQFEFMRYAFLASTFIAITCGVAGVYVVARNFSFLAHTLSEIGFAGAAFAVYLNMAPLWGMLLFTLLGSISVGELSMHTDQKESSISAISALFIGLGVLFLAISNSNSRYATNILFGSIIGVDRKGVIQLVILSIIVLLLIFSVQRQLNFDSFDHVGALANGVKVGLVGLIFLVALAMAVSIGSQIVGSMLVFILLTLPSSTARYIARSVPGMIAWSVGIALFSVWLGLYLGFVTNWPVTFFISLIDVVIYLGAYFTHLIKHKV is encoded by the coding sequence ATGTTTCAATTTGAATTTATGCGTTATGCCTTCCTTGCAAGTACGTTCATTGCAATTACTTGTGGTGTAGCAGGAGTTTATGTAGTGGCGAGAAACTTTAGTTTTTTAGCTCATACATTATCAGAAATCGGCTTTGCTGGTGCGGCTTTTGCAGTTTATTTGAATATGGCGCCATTGTGGGGGATGCTTCTGTTTACTCTTTTGGGATCAATTAGTGTAGGTGAATTATCTATGCACACTGACCAAAAAGAAAGCTCAATTAGCGCAATTTCTGCTTTGTTTATTGGATTAGGTGTGTTGTTTTTAGCTATTTCTAATTCCAATAGTCGTTATGCAACTAATATTTTATTTGGAAGTATTATTGGTGTTGACCGTAAAGGGGTTATTCAGTTAGTCATTCTCTCAATTATTGTTTTATTACTGATTTTTAGTGTACAAAGGCAATTGAATTTTGATTCTTTTGATCATGTAGGTGCGCTAGCTAATGGGGTAAAAGTTGGATTAGTAGGATTAATATTTTTAGTTGCATTGGCAATGGCTGTTTCAATTGGCTCACAAATAGTAGGATCAATGCTGGTCTTTATCCTTTTGACTTTGCCATCATCTACGGCGCGTTATATTGCTCGCAGTGTGCCCGGAATGATTGCGTGGTCAGTAGGAATTGCCCTTTTTAGTGTATGGCTTGGGTTATATTTAGGATTTGTAACTAATTGGCCCGTAACTTTCTTTATTTCTTTGATTGATGTAGTTATTTATTTGGGAGCTTACTTTACTCATCTCATTAAACATAAAGTCTAG
- a CDS encoding bacteriocin immunity protein, with protein sequence MKETEMGVGMHNNTYAANNEFIIKVRSLVNNDPDLIGNKDIMKIVKLALYKASKDEPRAEVAKELDDELSVYLAKNKFKVPKGVRKLQEELKKYTVEF encoded by the coding sequence ATGAAAGAAACGGAAATGGGCGTTGGGATGCACAATAACACTTATGCCGCCAACAACGAATTTATTATTAAAGTAAGAAGCTTGGTTAATAACGATCCTGATTTGATTGGGAACAAAGATATTATGAAGATCGTGAAGTTAGCTTTGTATAAAGCAAGCAAAGATGAGCCACGTGCTGAAGTTGCTAAGGAACTTGATGACGAGCTCTCGGTTTATTTAGCTAAAAATAAATTCAAGGTGCCAAAGGGTGTGCGCAAGCTTCAAGAAGAACTCAAAAAATATACAGTTGAATTTTAA
- a CDS encoding PTS fructose transporter subunit IIABC encodes MRIKDILSTESMIMDLKATNKEDAIKEMADLEVKTGIVNNEDEFIKSIWAREDESTTGIGGGIAMPHARNKYINKARVLFAKSKNGIDYNSLDGQPVHLFFMITAPDGADNTHLQALAKLSGLLVNPDLVEELKKAQTPQEVIDLFENAEAKKDAEDKAAAEKKKKQEAAKAAGTSKEDEKPLIVGVTACINGIAHTYMAQEALIKAGEKRGIEVRIETNGSEGVKDKLTPEEIKRAKGVIIASDKKVDMPRFDGKELVSRPVVDGINKPNELIDDIMDGKASVYHASASDKSDEGSSDASVGVWGKIYKNLMSGVSHMLPFVIGGGILMAISFIVENYMAGGPKNPAFIFLNSAGNLAFAFMVPILSAYIAESIGDLPALMPGLVGGYMAAIVNGTNGLQVNVQAHATSPAGFLGGIASGFIAGYLMILLKKIFAKLPKSVEGMKPMLLYPILGLLFIALIMYYIVNPIFSSVNFAITHFLNSMGTGNLVVLTTILAGMMAIDMGGPFNKAAYVFASGAFANDPHSATAAVMMAAVMVGGMVPPFATAIGTTFFKNKFNKEERRAGVSNWILGFSFITEGAIPFAAADPGHVIPSCVLGSAVGGFLVGLWHIQVPAPHGGLWVSPLANHIWLYFLATIIGSIVAGLVLSFWRKPISKDPDE; translated from the coding sequence ATGAGAATCAAGGACATATTAAGTACTGAGTCCATGATTATGGACCTCAAGGCTACTAATAAAGAAGACGCCATTAAAGAAATGGCTGACCTTGAAGTCAAGACTGGCATTGTAAATAATGAAGATGAATTCATTAAATCAATTTGGGCTCGTGAAGATGAATCAACCACTGGTATCGGTGGCGGAATCGCAATGCCTCACGCACGTAATAAGTACATTAATAAAGCACGAGTATTATTTGCCAAGAGTAAGAATGGTATTGACTACAATTCTTTGGATGGTCAACCAGTTCACTTATTCTTCATGATTACTGCACCAGATGGTGCTGATAATACTCACCTTCAAGCTTTAGCAAAACTTTCAGGACTTTTGGTAAATCCTGATTTAGTTGAAGAATTAAAGAAAGCTCAAACTCCTCAAGAAGTAATTGACTTGTTTGAAAACGCTGAAGCTAAGAAGGATGCTGAAGATAAGGCTGCTGCTGAAAAGAAGAAAAAGCAAGAAGCCGCAAAGGCTGCCGGTACTTCTAAGGAAGACGAAAAGCCTTTAATTGTTGGTGTTACTGCATGTATTAACGGTATTGCTCACACTTACATGGCTCAAGAAGCTTTGATTAAGGCCGGTGAAAAGCGCGGTATCGAAGTTAGAATCGAAACTAACGGTTCTGAAGGTGTTAAGGATAAGTTAACCCCAGAAGAAATTAAGCGCGCTAAGGGTGTAATTATTGCATCTGACAAGAAAGTTGACATGCCACGTTTTGATGGTAAGGAATTAGTTTCTCGTCCGGTTGTTGATGGTATTAATAAGCCAAATGAATTGATCGATGACATTATGGATGGTAAGGCTAGTGTTTACCATGCTAGTGCAAGCGACAAGTCAGATGAAGGATCAAGCGACGCAAGCGTTGGTGTTTGGGGCAAGATCTACAAGAACTTAATGAGCGGTGTTAGCCACATGTTACCATTCGTTATTGGTGGTGGTATCTTGATGGCTATCTCCTTTATCGTTGAAAACTATATGGCTGGTGGTCCTAAGAACCCTGCATTTATCTTCTTAAACTCAGCAGGTAACTTAGCATTTGCTTTCATGGTTCCAATTTTGTCAGCTTATATCGCTGAATCAATTGGTGATTTGCCTGCATTGATGCCAGGGTTAGTTGGTGGTTATATGGCTGCCATCGTTAACGGTACTAATGGTCTTCAAGTTAACGTTCAAGCTCATGCAACTTCTCCAGCTGGTTTCTTAGGCGGTATTGCTTCAGGTTTCATCGCTGGTTACTTGATGATTCTTTTGAAGAAGATTTTTGCAAAATTACCTAAGTCAGTTGAAGGTATGAAGCCAATGCTTCTTTATCCAATTTTAGGACTATTGTTCATTGCTTTGATTATGTACTACATTGTCAACCCAATCTTTAGTTCAGTTAACTTTGCAATTACTCACTTCTTAAACAGCATGGGTACTGGTAACTTAGTAGTTCTTACTACTATCTTGGCTGGTATGATGGCTATCGATATGGGTGGTCCTTTCAACAAGGCTGCTTACGTATTTGCTTCTGGTGCCTTTGCTAATGACCCTCATTCAGCTACTGCCGCTGTTATGATGGCTGCCGTTATGGTTGGTGGTATGGTTCCTCCATTTGCTACTGCTATTGGTACTACTTTCTTTAAGAACAAGTTCAACAAAGAAGAACGTCGTGCTGGTGTATCAAACTGGATTTTAGGATTCTCATTCATCACTGAAGGTGCTATTCCATTTGCTGCAGCTGACCCAGGTCACGTCATTCCATCATGTGTACTTGGTTCTGCTGTTGGTGGATTCCTTGTTGGTTTATGGCATATTCAAGTTCCAGCCCCTCACGGTGGACTTTGGGTATCACCACTTGCTAACCACATCTGGCTCTACTTCTTAGCAACTATTATTGGTTCTATTGTTGCCGGATTAGTTCTTAGCTTCTGGAGAAAGCCAATTTCAAAGGATCCTGACGAATAA
- a CDS encoding alpha-hydroxy-acid oxidizing protein, which produces MTYYYKGFPQSTRDEVLHMVNVEELARKAKDVMPEAAYYYVASGAENEWTWRANTSAFNHYQIIPRALTNMSHPQLDTEFMGMKLKTPVMIAPIACHGIANKAAEVGTQKGAAAAGALFSSSTYANKSVEDIAAAAPNAPRYFQLYLSKDWKFNRMVFDAIKKTGYKGIWLTVDALVSGYREANLRTHFTYPVPLDFFTRYLGGKGEGQTVAQMYAASAQKIGPKDVQRIKDESGLPVFIKGITNAEDAYKAIGAGADGVYVTNHGGREVDGEPATVDDLPEVAKAVAHRVPVVFDSGVRRGSHVFKALALGADMVGIGRPFLYGLALGGAKGVKSVIDQYNKELLIDMELTGCKTIEDVKHAKIAHIRYTADNLPSDTDPTRMKPYPVTKYNQMKSDEADASSGASEA; this is translated from the coding sequence ATGACTTATTATTACAAAGGATTTCCACAAAGTACCCGTGATGAAGTATTACATATGGTGAATGTGGAAGAGCTAGCTAGAAAAGCTAAAGATGTGATGCCAGAGGCAGCTTACTACTATGTTGCATCTGGTGCTGAAAATGAATGGACTTGGCGTGCTAATACTTCTGCCTTTAACCATTATCAAATTATTCCCCGGGCACTAACTAATATGAGCCATCCTCAACTAGATACCGAATTTATGGGGATGAAACTTAAGACACCAGTAATGATTGCTCCAATTGCTTGTCATGGGATTGCCAATAAAGCTGCGGAAGTTGGTACCCAAAAAGGGGCTGCCGCTGCAGGAGCACTCTTCTCATCAAGTACTTATGCAAATAAGAGTGTTGAGGATATTGCTGCAGCTGCTCCAAATGCTCCTAGATATTTCCAACTTTATTTAAGTAAAGATTGGAAATTTAACAGAATGGTCTTTGATGCTATTAAAAAGACAGGTTATAAAGGTATTTGGTTAACCGTTGATGCTTTGGTATCAGGTTATCGTGAAGCAAACTTAAGAACTCACTTTACTTATCCTGTTCCGCTAGATTTCTTTACTCGTTATTTAGGTGGAAAAGGAGAAGGTCAAACTGTGGCTCAAATGTACGCCGCTTCTGCTCAAAAGATTGGTCCTAAGGATGTTCAAAGAATTAAAGATGAAAGTGGCTTGCCTGTATTTATCAAGGGTATAACTAATGCGGAAGACGCATATAAGGCAATTGGTGCAGGTGCAGATGGTGTATACGTAACTAACCACGGTGGTCGTGAAGTTGATGGTGAACCAGCTACAGTTGATGATTTGCCAGAAGTTGCCAAAGCTGTAGCTCATCGTGTTCCTGTTGTTTTTGACTCAGGTGTTCGTCGGGGTTCACATGTATTTAAGGCTTTAGCACTTGGTGCTGATATGGTTGGTATCGGTCGTCCGTTCCTTTATGGCTTAGCTCTTGGCGGTGCTAAAGGGGTTAAGTCGGTAATTGATCAATATAATAAAGAATTACTTATTGATATGGAATTAACCGGTTGTAAAACCATTGAAGATGTAAAACATGCTAAGATTGCTCATATTAGATATACTGCTGACAATCTACCATCTGATACTGATCCAACTAGAATGAAACCATATCCTGTCACTAAGTATAATCAAATGAAGAGTGATGAAGCTGATGCAAGTTCAGGAGCTTCTGA
- the pfkB gene encoding 1-phosphofructokinase, translating to MIYTVTVNPALDYVMQLEKVNAGEVNRTNNYSFLAGGKGINVSQILNQLNVENTAWGFVGGFTGKELIRQLNQKRITSDFVTISDVTRVNVKIHAEKETEINAAGPQITNQEITAFKSRLDDLKKGDIVVMSGSLTPSLPTDFYQQLLPTIKDAGAEFVVDTTGQALLDTLEYGPLVIKPNHHELADLFNTSFDSSDVMLEYAEKLLNMGAQNVMVSMAGDGGYLLTKDHVYHAKGAVGTAVNSVGAGDSMIAGFVGTYFKTHNAEESFRMGMACGAATAFTKDIAVKSQIDAVLPQIKVEQIS from the coding sequence ATGATTTATACAGTTACTGTTAATCCAGCACTTGACTATGTAATGCAACTTGAAAAAGTTAATGCTGGTGAAGTTAATAGAACTAATAATTATTCATTTTTAGCAGGAGGAAAGGGAATTAACGTTTCTCAAATCCTTAACCAATTAAACGTAGAAAACACAGCTTGGGGCTTTGTTGGTGGTTTTACTGGTAAGGAATTGATTCGTCAATTGAATCAAAAGAGAATTACCAGCGACTTCGTTACTATTTCAGATGTAACCCGTGTGAACGTTAAGATTCATGCTGAAAAGGAAACTGAAATTAACGCTGCTGGTCCCCAAATTACTAACCAAGAAATCACTGCTTTTAAGTCACGTTTAGACGATCTTAAGAAGGGTGACATTGTGGTAATGAGTGGTTCTCTTACTCCAAGTTTACCAACTGATTTTTATCAACAATTATTGCCTACAATTAAGGATGCAGGTGCTGAATTTGTTGTAGATACTACTGGACAAGCACTTCTTGATACTCTTGAATATGGCCCATTAGTAATTAAGCCAAACCATCATGAATTAGCAGATTTGTTCAATACTAGCTTTGATTCTAGCGATGTCATGCTTGAATACGCAGAAAAGCTTTTGAACATGGGTGCACAAAATGTAATGGTATCTATGGCTGGCGACGGTGGTTACCTTTTGACTAAGGACCACGTTTACCACGCAAAGGGTGCCGTTGGTACTGCTGTTAACTCCGTAGGTGCTGGTGACTCAATGATCGCTGGATTTGTTGGTACTTACTTCAAGACTCATAATGCAGAAGAAAGCTTTAGAATGGGTATGGCTTGTGGTGCTGCAACTGCCTTTACTAAAGATATTGCTGTTAAGAGTCAAATTGATGCTGTACTCCCACAAATTAAAGTAGAACAAATTTCTTAA
- a CDS encoding metal ABC transporter solute-binding protein, Zn/Mn family: MKNTKSRIIRSISILGLLGALMVLVSACSGQTDSTSDSKKIQIVTTTNVYSDIAKNVVGKYGDVHAIITNSTTDPHDFEPTTADAKKLSNANIIVANGLGYDSWMTKLASSVDKKPVLVGEDLMGLKKGDNPHIWYNLNMPTKYVNYLVKRLSKLDKKHAAYFKENGQKYLAKINKIKKLAKSIDGKNSKPVFVSEPVFDYALKEAGYRIGDKEFEEAVENGTDPSPKMINKMTNDIKNRKIAFFVNNSQSSSSTVKSFVKQAKDHGIPVLNVRETIPNHVTYLKWMNENYEKLAQVSKK; the protein is encoded by the coding sequence ATGAAAAATACAAAATCTAGAATTATAAGATCCATTTCTATCTTAGGATTATTAGGTGCTTTAATGGTGCTTGTTTCAGCTTGTTCTGGACAAACCGACTCCACCAGTGATTCAAAGAAGATTCAAATTGTAACTACCACTAACGTTTATTCAGATATCGCCAAAAATGTAGTGGGTAAATATGGCGATGTACATGCGATTATTACTAACAGTACAACTGATCCGCATGATTTTGAGCCTACTACTGCAGATGCTAAGAAATTATCAAATGCCAATATCATTGTGGCTAACGGTTTAGGTTATGATAGCTGGATGACAAAATTAGCCAGTTCAGTAGATAAAAAGCCGGTTCTAGTAGGTGAAGACTTGATGGGCCTTAAAAAAGGCGACAATCCACATATTTGGTACAATTTAAACATGCCAACTAAATATGTAAACTACTTGGTAAAGCGTTTGTCTAAATTGGATAAAAAGCATGCTGCTTACTTTAAAGAAAATGGTCAAAAGTATCTAGCTAAAATTAATAAAATCAAGAAGTTAGCTAAGAGCATTGATGGTAAGAATAGTAAGCCGGTCTTTGTAAGTGAACCAGTCTTTGATTATGCTTTAAAAGAAGCTGGTTATAGAATTGGCGATAAGGAATTTGAAGAAGCAGTTGAAAATGGTACTGACCCAAGTCCAAAGATGATTAACAAGATGACTAATGATATTAAGAATCGGAAGATTGCTTTCTTTGTTAATAATAGTCAATCCAGCAGTTCAACTGTGAAGAGCTTTGTAAAACAAGCTAAAGACCATGGTATTCCTGTTTTGAATGTTCGCGAAACTATTCCTAACCATGTAACTTATTTAAAGTGGATGAATGAAAATTACGAAAAATTAGCTCAAGTTTCTAAAAAATAG
- a CDS encoding metal ABC transporter ATP-binding protein produces the protein MKFDSKVIFQNLNFELKKGSMTALLGPNGTGKTTLINILMKLLIPTSGTFEFAKGVKLGYVPQFRNIEADYPLSIRAFVSLNTPLIKTKKIKERVTSELKETHLLSIQNTRMGEASGGQKQRAYLAQALLDKPNMIILDEATASLDPSAKEELMQLIKHLNEEHDITVLFVTHDVPLARKYMNNYLYLNHGTITQGKMSEFEGDYE, from the coding sequence ATGAAGTTTGATTCAAAAGTCATCTTTCAAAATTTAAATTTTGAATTAAAAAAGGGTTCCATGACTGCGCTTCTTGGTCCTAATGGGACGGGAAAAACAACTTTGATCAATATTTTGATGAAATTGTTGATTCCAACTTCGGGGACTTTTGAATTTGCCAAAGGTGTAAAATTGGGTTATGTTCCACAATTTAGAAATATTGAAGCCGACTATCCTCTATCTATTAGAGCTTTTGTCAGTTTAAATACACCTTTAATTAAAACTAAGAAAATTAAGGAAAGAGTTACCTCTGAGTTGAAAGAAACCCATCTGCTCTCCATTCAAAATACTCGCATGGGTGAAGCTTCTGGAGGACAAAAACAACGCGCATATTTAGCGCAAGCGCTGCTGGATAAGCCCAATATGATTATTTTGGATGAGGCAACGGCTAGTCTGGATCCTTCTGCCAAAGAAGAACTTATGCAGCTCATTAAGCATTTGAATGAAGAACATGATATTACTGTACTTTTTGTAACGCATGATGTTCCTTTAGCTAGAAAATATATGAATAATTATTTGTACCTAAATCACGGTACAATTACTCAAGGTAAGATGAGCGAATTTGAGGGGGATTACGAATAA